The following proteins are co-located in the uncultured Draconibacterium sp. genome:
- a CDS encoding DUF4450 domain-containing protein yields MNEPTQKIWHEQTREIRYQPDGNGFVITNGTKRFNRALYGSHTAFRVEAGDLPEFALYMPRIGGTLRLGLIQADSSRWLIDAEKITARYEAGTMTYRIEDPLLNNGEISLQLLALPDADGMILKIDSKNVPENVELFWAFGGASDKRLSRDGDLGADPESSFYLKAENCTDNEYFIENNSFRLYYGSGRSLSDNEVYENNYKPSKEEIESTQLTTRKRIFGFFPAETQLKLVDASHQKNPLQLLSSEQENSPVIAARQKLRSGNENYILLVNPDTKQTINYDELPELFKQADVARKELANRFKISTPDKYINAVGASLSTAADAVWDGKSFMHGAIAWRMPLNGWRGAYAADWLGWHERAKTHFRGYFDAQYTEPASGPSVPDQKTNLARQKEEVGTALFTNGYISRNPGKKNKPNHYDMNLVFISQLLSHFNWTGDLEFLEESWPVLERHLAWEKRNFDANNDGLYDAYCCIWASDALQYSGGGVTHSSAYNYRANKTAAELATLIGKDPAPYLTEAEKIKTAVNKQLWLPEKGWFAEYKDLLGNQLVHPSAALWTVYHSIDEGLADRFQAYQATQYVDHSIPKIPVEANGLASGEYYTLSTTNWMPYTWSINNVAFAEVLHTALAYWQSGRKDEAFKLTKSVFLDYMFMGSSPGNFGQLSFYDAFRDELYRDFSDPVGTASRAFVEGLFGVSPSLLNNKIIVKPGWPSEWEFAGLETPDINLQFEQKGNTDHYLIETKFGKEITLELALKAKSNQIKSVKINDKDCDWTWNKNAIGTPELQLISLPGTTFKIEIEWNENTLQAAQIQEYYASGEVLSIGFDKSEIIDIYDPQKILKSIEQTTDQLQAVLQGETGWRTFFVQLKQGEAVWWQPFSFELRNPISILASKNQPKNEVLFKIQNNSAADFKGKVALGNFSQNFSIPAKSTSENISVLANNLVPGSNIIHITTAEKQFSEKLINWNVQTKAEDTFKEIDLSEHFNSSINHIFDKQYFSPRSPYPTLSIPTQGIGDWCSYREHEEIDDSGIRILAAQNGQIIAPQGIPLKIPANNETNIVFTSQWDNHPEKVELPLEGKASHLYLLMAGSMHHMQINMTNGLVRVEYTDGTFDDLQLKSPDNWWPIEQDYYEDGFAFQLPEPQPPRLYLKTGEWHLDSYNVLAKNKTIKIEGGAASLLDLVLNPEKELKTLTLETYTNDVVIGLMAATLKREVN; encoded by the coding sequence GTGAATGAACCGACACAAAAAATATGGCACGAACAAACCCGAGAAATACGATATCAACCCGATGGAAATGGTTTTGTAATTACAAATGGAACCAAACGTTTTAACCGTGCTTTGTACGGTTCTCATACGGCCTTTCGGGTGGAAGCCGGCGACCTGCCCGAATTTGCCTTGTACATGCCCCGCATTGGAGGTACGCTGCGACTGGGTTTAATTCAAGCCGATTCGTCACGCTGGTTAATTGATGCTGAAAAAATAACAGCACGTTACGAAGCCGGAACCATGACTTACCGGATAGAAGACCCGCTTTTAAACAATGGGGAAATCAGTCTGCAACTGCTTGCTCTGCCCGATGCCGACGGAATGATTCTAAAAATAGACAGCAAAAATGTTCCTGAAAATGTCGAGTTATTTTGGGCATTTGGAGGAGCATCAGACAAACGTCTTTCGAGGGATGGAGATTTGGGAGCCGATCCGGAATCGAGCTTTTATCTGAAAGCTGAAAATTGTACCGACAATGAATATTTTATCGAAAACAATTCCTTTCGATTATATTATGGTTCAGGAAGAAGTTTAAGCGACAATGAAGTGTATGAGAACAATTACAAACCTTCAAAAGAAGAAATAGAATCGACGCAATTAACAACACGCAAACGAATTTTTGGTTTCTTTCCGGCAGAGACTCAGCTAAAGCTTGTGGACGCTTCCCATCAAAAAAACCCATTACAATTGTTATCTTCTGAACAAGAGAATTCCCCTGTAATTGCTGCACGGCAAAAGCTTCGTTCGGGTAACGAAAACTATATTTTGTTGGTCAATCCTGATACCAAACAAACTATAAATTACGATGAACTACCCGAACTGTTTAAACAAGCAGATGTTGCAAGAAAAGAATTGGCAAATCGTTTTAAAATTAGTACTCCCGACAAATACATTAATGCAGTTGGAGCCAGTCTTTCCACAGCAGCTGATGCAGTTTGGGATGGTAAGTCGTTTATGCACGGAGCCATTGCCTGGCGCATGCCCTTAAATGGCTGGCGCGGTGCTTATGCTGCCGACTGGCTGGGATGGCACGAGCGCGCAAAAACTCATTTTCGTGGTTATTTTGATGCCCAGTACACCGAACCCGCTTCGGGTCCTTCCGTTCCCGATCAAAAAACAAATCTTGCGCGACAAAAAGAAGAAGTGGGCACTGCTTTGTTTACCAACGGCTACATCAGTCGCAATCCCGGAAAAAAAAACAAACCCAATCATTACGATATGAACCTCGTGTTTATTTCACAGCTTTTGTCGCATTTTAACTGGACCGGTGACCTCGAATTTTTGGAAGAAAGCTGGCCTGTTTTGGAACGTCACCTGGCCTGGGAAAAACGAAATTTCGATGCCAATAACGATGGTTTGTACGATGCCTACTGTTGCATTTGGGCAAGCGATGCCCTCCAATACTCAGGCGGCGGAGTAACTCACTCTTCGGCCTACAATTACAGGGCGAATAAAACAGCTGCCGAACTGGCTACACTCATTGGCAAAGACCCTGCACCCTATCTGACAGAAGCTGAAAAAATTAAAACCGCCGTAAACAAGCAGCTTTGGTTGCCCGAAAAAGGATGGTTTGCGGAATACAAAGATTTACTTGGAAATCAGCTGGTACACCCATCTGCCGCGCTATGGACAGTTTACCACAGTATTGACGAAGGATTGGCTGATCGGTTTCAGGCCTATCAGGCTACACAATATGTAGATCACAGCATTCCAAAAATTCCGGTGGAAGCAAACGGACTTGCAAGTGGCGAATATTATACCTTGTCAACCACCAACTGGATGCCTTATACCTGGTCGATCAATAACGTAGCTTTTGCAGAGGTGCTTCACACTGCGCTGGCCTACTGGCAAAGTGGACGAAAAGATGAAGCATTCAAACTCACCAAAAGCGTTTTCCTCGATTATATGTTTATGGGAAGTAGTCCGGGAAACTTTGGTCAATTATCGTTTTACGATGCATTTCGCGATGAATTGTACCGCGATTTTTCCGATCCGGTTGGAACTGCATCAAGGGCTTTTGTGGAAGGTTTATTCGGAGTATCTCCCAGTCTGCTCAACAACAAAATAATTGTTAAACCGGGTTGGCCGTCAGAATGGGAATTTGCAGGATTGGAAACACCTGATATAAACCTTCAGTTTGAACAAAAAGGAAATACTGACCACTACCTGATTGAAACAAAATTTGGAAAAGAAATAACACTCGAACTGGCTCTGAAAGCAAAAAGCAACCAGATTAAATCGGTAAAAATTAACGATAAAGATTGCGACTGGACATGGAATAAAAACGCCATAGGAACACCCGAGCTACAATTGATTTCATTGCCCGGAACTACATTCAAAATTGAAATTGAATGGAATGAGAATACATTACAAGCAGCACAAATTCAGGAATATTATGCCTCGGGTGAAGTACTTTCAATTGGTTTTGACAAATCAGAAATAATCGACATTTACGATCCGCAGAAAATACTAAAATCGATCGAGCAAACTACCGATCAGTTACAAGCAGTTTTGCAGGGTGAAACCGGCTGGCGAACTTTTTTTGTTCAGTTAAAACAAGGAGAAGCCGTTTGGTGGCAGCCTTTTTCGTTTGAGCTACGAAATCCAATTAGTATTCTGGCCTCAAAAAACCAACCTAAAAATGAAGTCTTATTTAAAATTCAGAATAACTCGGCCGCTGATTTTAAAGGAAAAGTAGCCTTGGGAAATTTTTCTCAGAACTTCAGTATTCCAGCAAAAAGCACTTCTGAAAATATCTCTGTTTTAGCTAATAATCTGGTTCCTGGAAGTAACATCATTCATATAACAACAGCCGAAAAGCAATTTTCAGAAAAGCTTATAAACTGGAACGTTCAAACAAAAGCGGAAGATACTTTTAAAGAAATTGACCTTTCGGAACATTTTAACAGCAGTATTAACCACATTTTCGACAAACAATATTTTAGTCCCCGTTCGCCTTATCCAACGCTAAGCATACCAACACAGGGAATTGGCGATTGGTGTTCGTACCGCGAGCACGAAGAAATAGATGACTCGGGTATAAGAATACTTGCAGCCCAAAACGGGCAGATTATCGCACCTCAAGGTATTCCCTTAAAAATACCTGCAAACAACGAAACAAACATTGTTTTTACTTCGCAGTGGGATAATCATCCGGAGAAAGTAGAACTTCCGTTGGAAGGAAAAGCCTCGCACCTGTATCTTTTAATGGCCGGCTCGATGCATCACATGCAAATAAACATGACCAACGGATTGGTGCGGGTTGAATATACAGATGGTACTTTTGATGACCTGCAATTAAAAAGCCCTGACAACTGGTGGCCCATCGAACAGGATTATTACGAAGATGGATTTGCCTTTCAATTGCCTGAACCGCAACCACCGCGTTTGTATTTAAAAACCGGCGAATGGCACCTCGACAGTTACAATGTACTGGCAAAAAACAAAACCATTAAAATTGAAGGAGGCGCTGCTTCCCTACTCGACCTTGTTTTAAATCCGGAAAAGGAACTGAAAACTTTAACGCTGGAAACATACACCAACGATGTGGTCATCGGCCTTATGGCGGCAACTTTAAAAAGAGAAGTGAATTAG